In the genome of Triticum urartu cultivar G1812 chromosome 5, Tu2.1, whole genome shotgun sequence, one region contains:
- the LOC125509842 gene encoding uncharacterized protein LOC125509842 isoform X1, which yields MHCHQTLEIVFRYYDDKVCNLDGWLQTAITPGIEELTVQLSTKSRKHYNFPWSLLANENGKLIQYLKLSCCAFSPTVGLCLKSLSRLELFDVNITRDQMGSLLHNFFALQRMQLKNCNNITCLKIPFNLQQLKYLEVFHCSSLQVIEIEAPILSNFGFMGLRQVQLSLGVALQFKKFDMSFPGVVSYACTNLLSNLQYVEALSLCSRREIIDTPVLPSKFLHLKHLSVDLNAMTFSPTYDYYSLISLFDASPSLETLVLNVLQRKMLHESIVRDTSNLRQIPGHRHDRLKTVKIIGFSSAKSVVELTCHVIENTTSLKCLTLDTTTRHPWHSCLTNYSGKCLQLRADFLVEVGKGLLAIRTYVEPKVPFGVELNVVEPCRRCHDLEPLS from the exons ATGCATTGCCATCAAACACTCGAGATTGTTTTCCGTTATTATGATGACAAGGTATGTAACCTTGATGGCTGGCTTCAGACTGCTATTACACCAGGGATTGAAGAACTCACTGTTCAGCTATCTACAAAGTCACGAAAGCATTATAACTTTCCGTGGTCACTTTTGGCTAATGAGAATGGAAAATTGATTCAGTATCTAAAGCTTTCTTGTTGTGCTTTCTCTCCCACTGTCGGGCTGTGCTTGAAAAGTTTGTCAAGACTTGAGCTATTTGATGTTAATATTACGAGGGATCAGATGGGGTCCCTTCTTCACAATTTTTTTGCTTTGCAACGGATGCAACTCAAGAATTGCAATAACATAACTTGCTTAAAGATACCATTTAATCTGCAACAGCTCAAATACCTGGAAGTGTTTCACTGCAGCAGCCTGCAGGTTATAGAGATAGAAGCTCCAATCTTATCTAATTTTGGATTTATGGGTCTCCGCCAAGTACAACTATCACTTGGAGTAGCATTGCAATTCAAGAAGTTTGACATGTCCTTCCCCGGTGTTGTCAGTTATGCATGCACTAATCTTTTGTCCAACTTGCAATATGTTGAAGCTCTTTCTCTATGTTCACGTCGTGAG ATAATTGATACACCAGTGTTACCTAGCAAATTCTTACATCTCAAGCACTTGAGTGTTGATCTTAATGCAATGACATTTTCCCCGACCTACGACTATTATTCTctaatatccctttttgatgctTCTCCTTCCTTGGAGACCCTTGTCCTGAAT GTGTTGCAGAGAAAGATGTTGCACGAATCAATCGTCAGAGATACATCAAATTTGAGGCAGATACCAGGACACCGCCATGATAGGCTTAAGACAGTGAAGATCATTGGTTTCTCCTCTGCGAAGAGCGtagtagagctaacatgccatgTCATTGAGAATACAACGTCACTTAAGTGCCTTACATTGGACACCACAACAAGACATCCTTGGCATAGCTGTTTGACCAACTATAGTGGAAAGTGCTTGCAGTTGCGCGCTGATTTTCTGGTGGAAGTTGGTAAAGGGCTCTTGGCTATCAGGACATATGTTGAGCCAAAAGTTCCCTTCGGAGTCGAGCTAAATGTTGTGGAGCCTTGCCGCCGATGCCATGATCTTGAACCGCTGTCATGA
- the LOC125509842 gene encoding uncharacterized protein LOC125509842 isoform X2, with product MSMQRESRRLQIQPHDGPADSTLHRKDSTCTQDHCSQGGEPQCPGPHLPEDIWCHIFSLLPMQDAARAACVSHAFKRSWRCYPNLAFNAKALGMDERSCGEDGNSKQFHQQS from the exons ATGTCGATGCAGCGGGAAAGTCGTCGCCTGCAAATCCAACCCCATG ATGGACCAGCTGATTCAACGCTTCACAGAAAGGACTCAACCTGCACACAAGACCATTGTTCCCAAGGTGGTGAACCGCAATGCCCTGGGCCACATCTTCCAGAG GATATCTGGTGTCATATATTCTCCCTACTGCCAATGCAAGATGCTGCTCGAGCTGCCTGCGTGTCTCATGCATTTAAACGTTCTTGGAGATGCTATCCAAACCTTGCTTTCAACGCGAAAGCACTGGGCATGGATGAAAGATCATGTGGAGAGGATGGAAATAGTAAGCAATTTCACCAGCAGAGTTGA
- the LOC125507143 gene encoding uncharacterized protein LOC125507143, with protein sequence MACKADVDGDTYTHQLHYYTSGRRKLGNPYLKQESKERFNEHTGSPPLPLAYEVIAAAAAHAGCFRRLRRSAARPKLPTVRASLPSTQTLCSRPLQPARNHTPMARVSGMASPACLRWSQLGHAMGVPHPSRSPLSRDSSRRCQGRHGHAAPQAEDWASHYFFQNWVWMDQLIQRLTERTLPANKTIVPKVVKHNTLGHIFQRMLRVIEVEAPNLSNFQFRGHRQVQLSFGVGLQFKNFDLSFPGVLSYVCADFPSSLRYVEALSLGSCHEMIDTPVLPSKFLHLKHLNVDLSTLTFPSTYDYCSLISLFDASPSLETLVMNVLQKKMLHESIVGDTSHLRQMPGHRHDSLKTVKIIGFSSAKSLVELTCHIIENTTSLEGLTLDTTTGHPSYSCLTNNIGKCMLLHGDFMVEVRKGLLAIRTYVEPKVPSRVKLNVVEPCRRCHDQPLIIC encoded by the exons ATGGCGTGCAAGGCCGATGTTGATGGCGACACATATACTCATCAGCTGCACTACTACACGTCAGGGAGGAGGAAGCTAGGGAACCCATATTTGAAACAGGAGAGCAAGGAAAGGTTTAATG AGCACACGGGCTCGCCTCCTCTCCCTCTCGCCTATGAAgtcatcgccgccgccgccgcccatgcCGGCTGCTTCCGGCGCCTCCGGCGCAGCGCGGCACGCCCCAAGCTGCCGACGGTCCgcgcctccctcccctccacCCAGACTCTCTGCTCCCGGCCTCTACAGCCCGCTCGCAACCACACACccatggctagggtttcgggcatgGCTTCGCCGGCGTGTCTCCGGTGGTCCCAG TTGGGGCACGCCATGGGAGTTCCCCATCCATCACGGTCGCCGTTGTCAAGGGATTCTTCAAGGAGATGTCAAGGACGCCATGGACATGCAGCTCCTCAAG CGGAGGATTGGGCCTCGCATTATTTTTTCCAGAATTGGGTGTGG ATGGACCAGCTGATTCAACGGTTGACAGAAAGGACTCTACCTGCAAACAAGACCATTGTTCCCAAGGTGGTGAAACACAATACCTTGGGCCACATCTTCCAGAG GATGCTGCGGGTTATAGAGGTAGAAGCTCCAAACCTCTCTAATTTCCAGTTTAGGGGACATCGTCAAGTACAACTATCATTTGGAGTAGGATTACAATTCAAGAATTTCGACTTGTCCTTTCCTGGTGTTCTCAGCTATGTTTGTGCTGATTTTCCGTCTAGCTTGCGCTATGTTGAAGCTCTTTCTCTAGGTTCATGTCATGAG ATGATTGATACACCAGTTTTACCTAGCAAATTCTTACATCTCAAGCACTTGAATGTTGATCTTAGTACACTGACATTTCCCTCGACCTATGACTACTGTTCTTTGATATCCCTTTTTGATGCTTCTCCTTCTTTGGAGACCCTTGTCATGAAT GTTTTGCAGAAAAAGATGTTGCATGAATCAATCGTGGGAGATACATCACATTTGAGGCAGATGCCAGGGCACCGCCATGATAGCCTCAAGACAGTGAAGATTATTGGTTTCTCCTCTGCAAAGAGCTtagtagagctaacatgccataTCATTGAGAATACAACGTCACTTGAGGGCCTTACATTGGACACCACAACAGGACATCCTTCGTATAGTTGTTTAACCAACAATATTGGAAAGTGCATGCTGTTGCACGGGGATTTTATGGTGGAAGTTCGTAAAGGGCTCTTGGCTATCAGGACATATGTTGAGCCAAAAGTTCCTTCCAGAGTCAAGCTAAATGTTGTGGAGCCTTGCCGCCGATGCCATGATCAACCACTGATCATATGTTGA
- the LOC125509842 gene encoding uncharacterized protein LOC125509842 isoform X3, whose product MSMQRESRRLQIQPHDGPADSTLHRKDSTCTQDHCSQGGEPQCPGPHLPEKISSAVTQLSPSLFVLHFYITEIDGYLVSYILPTANARCCSSCLRVSCI is encoded by the exons ATGTCGATGCAGCGGGAAAGTCGTCGCCTGCAAATCCAACCCCATG ATGGACCAGCTGATTCAACGCTTCACAGAAAGGACTCAACCTGCACACAAGACCATTGTTCCCAAGGTGGTGAACCGCAATGCCCTGGGCCACATCTTCCAGAG AAAATTTCTTCTGCGGTGACACAGTTATCTCCATCCTTATTTGTTTTGCACTTCTATATAACAGAGATTGATG GATATCTGGTGTCATATATTCTCCCTACTGCCAATGCAAGATGCTGCTCGAGCTGCCTGCGTGTCTCATGCATTTAA